The following is a genomic window from Niabella soli DSM 19437.
AAAAAACCTACAAAGAGCAGCACGGCCCAGAAGCCTGCCCATCCCAGCTCTTTAAAATTAACAGCGTAAGGATAGAAAAAGATGACTTCCACATCAAAAAGAACGAATAAAATTGCTGTTAAAAAATACTTGATGGCCATGGGTTGACGCGCCTGCCCGTGCGATTCAATACCACTGGAAAAGTTCTGCAATTTATCATCCGTCTTTCTTTTTGGCCCTAATAAATGGGTTACGCCCATTAAAGTGGCAATCAGGCCAGCGGCAAAAATAATTTGCAATCCAATTGGTAGATAGGAACTTGTAGTATCCAGATCGGTTTGTATAGCTAAATTAATCATCTCAATTATGCAATACGCAAAAATAAGGTAACCTGTTAACAAAACCTTTTTTTAACCGGTAAAAAGCAAACAGCCCCGAAAAATTTCGAGGCTGTTTAAAAAAACATTTATTAACCTGTTTATTTCGGCGATTTTGGCTTTACGCTTGCCGAGTCTTTTTTAGCCGCACTCTGACCTGAAGTTGGCGCTGCACTTGATTGGGCCTTAGATCCTGCAGGTTTCATTTTACTTACCTGATCAATAAAGCCTTGTAACTGTTGTTTTGTGGCATCGTCTGGAGCATTGTCTCTTCCAAGAGTAAGGTATTTTAAGCCATTGTCCTTATCGCCGGCAACATTCACAAAATAAGTTGCCAAAGCCGTTGCCGTACTAAAAAGATTTGTTTTTGCATTTTTAGAAGTGTCAGTTTTCGAAAACTCAATCAATTTTTCTCCGTCCGGCACCATCACATTCTTGGCATTTGTTGAGTCA
Proteins encoded in this region:
- a CDS encoding NADH-quinone oxidoreductase subunit A, whose amino-acid sequence is MINLAIQTDLDTTSSYLPIGLQIIFAAGLIATLMGVTHLLGPKRKTDDKLQNFSSGIESHGQARQPMAIKYFLTAILFVLFDVEVIFFYPYAVNFKELGWAGFWAVLLFVGFFLCGFVYIIKRGALKWED